ATCTTCCGGGACGACTCCGGCTGCTGGTACAGCCTCACCCAGACCTTCGACGAGCTCGACGAGAGCGTGCCCTGGAACGGCTGAGCGGACTCGGGGGAGCGGATCAACCGGTCAGGCGGGCGCCGAGCTCGCGCAGCACGTCCACCAGCCGCTCCACGTCGGCCCTCGTCGTCCGCCAGTTGAGCGGCGCCGGACGGAACACCGTCATGCCACGGTAGGTGCTGGTGCCCGCGTAGACGCGGCCGTCCGCCAGCAGCGCCGCGCCCAGGCGCGCGTTCAGCTCGTCCAGGTCCTCCTCCGGGACGCCGTCCGGGCGGTACCGGAAGCACGCGACGCAGAGCCGCACCGGAGCGAGCAACTCCAGGTCGGGCGCCGCCTCGACGAGCCCGCCCAGATGGGCCGCCACGTCGAGGTGGCGCTCCACCATCTCCCGGTACCCGTCCCGCCCGTACGCCCGCAGCGTCGCCCAGATCGGCAGCGCCCGCGCCCGGCGCGACGACTCCGGGCCGAGCATGTTGTAGTTGACCCGCTCCTCGTCGGCGTCCGGCAGGTACGCGGCACCCCACGCCCCGAACGCCCGGCTCAGCGACGCCGGATCGCGCACGAAGGAGAACCCGCTCTCGTACGGCACGTTCAGCCACTTGTGGCCGTCCGCCGTCACCGAGTCCGCCCGCTCGACGCCCCGCGCGAGATGGGCCGTCCGCGGGCTGAGGGCCGCGAACAGCCCGAACGCGCCGTCCACGTGCAGCCAGGCCCCGTGCCGCTCCGCGAGCTCCGCCATCTCGGCGACCGGGTCGCTGTCGCCCGTGTTCACCTCGCCGAGGTTCGCCACGATCACCGCCGGCCCGCCCGCCGCGGCCAGCGCGGCGTCCATCGCCTCCAGATCGACCCGCCCGGCGTCGTCGCGGGCGAACGTCCGCAGGGTGTCGCGGCCGCAGCCGAGGATCTGCAGCGCCTTGCGGGTGCTGACGTGCACGAGCCCGCTGGTGAACACCGGCATCTCCGGCAGCCCCGCCAGGCCCCGCGACGCGACGTCCACCCCGTGCCCGGCCGCCCACCAGTGCCGCGCCGCCGCGAGGCCCGCCACGTGCGCGAACGTGGCGCTGGGCGTCAGCACGCCGCCGAAACCCGCGGGCAGGCCGAACAGCTCCTTCAGCCACCGCAGGACCACCGTCTCCGCCCGCGCCGCCAGCGGCGACGTCAGCCACAGCCCGGCCGCCTGGTCGAGCAGCGACGCCGCCCAGTCGCCCGCCATCGCCGCGGGCGTCGACCCGCCCACCACGAAGTGGAAGAACCGCGGCCCGGACGAGTGCGTCGCCGCCCGGGTGCCGATCCGCACCAGCCGCTCGACCGCCGCCACCGCGCCGTCCCCCGTGTCCGGAAGCGGCCCGTCCAGCTCGTCCAGGAGCGGGTCCTGCGCCCGGTCGTGGACGGGACGGTCCCGCAGGCTCGCCAGATACGGCTCCGCCGCCCGCGCCACCACCGCGAGCGGGGCACCGGCGATGTCACGTTCCCCAAGCGGATCGCTCATGGCGCAAGGAGATCACAACGGCGGCGCCAGGGGGAACGCCGGGAAACATGAGAAAGAAGGTAACTTGTGGTCTTCGTGCTGGTCGGCTACGGTCCCGCCTGGGTTCGTCCTGCGACGGCCCGCGCCGGCTGCCACCGCTGCGCCCGCGGCCGCCACCGAGGACCGCCCGCTCCCGCACACCGCGACGCGGGACCTCAGGGGCCCGGCCACCCACCGCTGGGGTGGCCGGGCCCACCGCGCCGGTCCCCGCGCCCGCGTCCGATTCCTACAAGACGCCCGACCGCCCGCGCCCTAGCGTGAGAGCCATGAAGGTCCTGCACCGAACCGGCCTCCCACGCGCCGCGGAGTTCCTGCGCCTCAACGGGCGCCTCATCGACCGGCACCGCTTCGCCCTCCACTTCCGCGCAGGCCCCGCCGCACCCGTCCTCGCCGCCCTCCGGCCCTACGAGAACCCCGACGGCGGATACGGGCACGCCCTCGAACCCGACCTGCGCGGCGAGGACAGCCAGCCCGTCCCCGCCCAGCACGCCCTCCAGATCCTGCACGAGGCGGGAGCCGACGACGACCCCGCCGTCGAACGCATCGCGGGCTACCTGGCGTCCATCACCGCGGACGGCGGGGGAGTGCCGTTCGTCCTGCCGACCGTCCGCGACGCCCCCCACGGCCCCTGGTGGCGGACACCCGACGACCCGCCCGGAGCGATCAACCCCACCGCCACCCTCGCCGGCATGCTCCACAGGGCCGGCGCCGACCATCCCTGGCTCGGACCCGCCACCGACTTCTGCTGGCGCTACCTGGAGACCCCCGGCGCCGAACCCGGCCCCTACGACGTCCTCGCCGTCCTCACCTTCCTCGACCACGTCCCCGACCGCGACCGCGCCGAGACCGCCTTCGCCCGCGTCCGCGACACCCTCGCCGCCCACGCCGCCAGCGACCACCAGGGACCGCTCGACTTCGCGCCCGCCCCCGGCGGCTACGGCCACCGGCTCTTCGACGCCGCCGACATCGACGCCCGCCTCGACGCCCTCATCGACGAGCAGGCCGACGACGGCGGCTGGGACGTCGCCTTCCCCATCTGGACACCCGTCACCGGCCCCGAATGGCGCGGCCACATCACCGTCGAATGCCTCAGGACCCTGCGCGCCTACGGACGCCTCAAGCCCTGACCGGCCCGGAGGCGGTCACAGCAGGTTCCGGACGGGCTCACCCGCCAGCGCCCTCACCTCATGCGCGAAATGGGCCTGGTCGGCGTACCCCGCCGCATACGCGACCTCCGCCAGCGGCCCGCCCGCCCGCGCCAGGCCCAGCGCCCGCTGGAACCGCAGCACCCGCTGCAGCGTCTTCGGCCCGTACCCGAACGCCGCCACCGACCGGCGCCGCAACTGCCTCTCACCCATCCCGAGCGCGTCCGCCACATCACGGACCGAGCCCTCCGCCAGACCCCCCGCCATCGCCGCGACGAGCGGATCCGCGGGACCCATCCGCGCCCGCAAGGCCGCCACCAGCGCCGCGCGGCGGTCGTCCGCCGCCGCCACGGCCTCCGCCAGCCGGTCGGCCTCCCCGCCCCACAGCTCCCGCAACGGCACCCGCCCGTCCCGCAGCGCGTCCGCCGGGACGCCCAGCACCGGCGGCGCCGCCCCCGGAGCGAACCGCACCGCCGCGATCTCCTCGCCCGGCCGCATGACCGCCGGCATCGGACCCGTGTCCGGACCCGCCACCACGATCCCGCCGCCCGCCCAGATGACGTCCACGCAGCCGTCCGGAAGCACGCGCTGCACGTACGGCTCGGCGCCAGGCGGCAGCGCCGCCGTCCAAGAGCAGGCCAGCCCCGGCGTCCGGTACTCGCGGTAGCCCGTCGGATTCACCCTTCCTGCATACCACCCGAGTTCACGGGCAGGGGTCCCAGAACACCGACCAACGGAGGAGACCGATGCCGAACAACGATCTTCAGGGCAAGACCATCGCGTTCCTGTGCGCCCCGGAGGGCACCGAGCAGGTCGAACTGACCGAGCCGTGGAAGGCCGTGGAGCAGGCCGGCGCCACCCCGCGCCTGGTCTCCACGCAGTCCGGCCGGCTCCAGGCGTTCAACCACCTGGACAAGGGCGACACCTTCCCCGTCGACACCACCGTCGACGCCTCCGACCACACCGAGTTCGACGGCCTCGTCCTGCCGGGCGGCGTCGCCAACCCCGACTTCCTGCGCACCGAGCCCGCCGCCGTCGCGTTCGCCCGCGCGTTCTTCGACGCGGGCAAGCCCGTCGCCGTCATCTGCCACGGCCCGTGGACCCTCATCGAGGCCGACGTCGTCCGGGGGCGGACCGTGACGTCCTGGCCGAGCCTGCAGACCGACCTGCGCAACGCGGGGGCCACCTGGGTGGACGAGGAGGTCAAGATCTGCGAGGACGGCCCCAACGTCCTGGTCAGCAGCCGCAAGCCCGACGACCTCAAGGCGTTCTGCCAGGCCGCCGTGGAGGCGTTCAAACGGTGACGCGGCCACATGTGGTCTAGACCTCTGACCTAGACCACTGGGTGAACCCCGGGGGACCATATCCTGCACGAATATCCGTACCGACAAGTAACTAAGTACGGTTGTTGACGTGACCCGTCGAGCGAAGATCGTCAGCACCATCGGTCCGGCCTGCTCCAGCAGCGAGCAGATCAACGCCCTCGTCGAAGCCGGCATCGACGTCGCCCGCCTCAACATGAGCCATGGCGACTACGCCGTCCACGAAGAGGTCTACCACCGGATCCGAGCCGCCGCCGACGCCACCGGACGCGGCGTCGGCATCCTCGCGGACCTGCAGGGCCCCAAGATCCGAATCGGG
The sequence above is a segment of the Actinomadura coerulea genome. Coding sequences within it:
- a CDS encoding type 1 glutamine amidotransferase domain-containing protein, whose protein sequence is MPNNDLQGKTIAFLCAPEGTEQVELTEPWKAVEQAGATPRLVSTQSGRLQAFNHLDKGDTFPVDTTVDASDHTEFDGLVLPGGVANPDFLRTEPAAVAFARAFFDAGKPVAVICHGPWTLIEADVVRGRTVTSWPSLQTDLRNAGATWVDEEVKICEDGPNVLVSSRKPDDLKAFCQAAVEAFKR
- a CDS encoding pyridoxal phosphate-dependent decarboxylase family protein, whose translation is MSDPLGERDIAGAPLAVVARAAEPYLASLRDRPVHDRAQDPLLDELDGPLPDTGDGAVAAVERLVRIGTRAATHSSGPRFFHFVVGGSTPAAMAGDWAASLLDQAAGLWLTSPLAARAETVVLRWLKELFGLPAGFGGVLTPSATFAHVAGLAAARHWWAAGHGVDVASRGLAGLPEMPVFTSGLVHVSTRKALQILGCGRDTLRTFARDDAGRVDLEAMDAALAAAGGPAVIVANLGEVNTGDSDPVAEMAELAERHGAWLHVDGAFGLFAALSPRTAHLARGVERADSVTADGHKWLNVPYESGFSFVRDPASLSRAFGAWGAAYLPDADEERVNYNMLGPESSRRARALPIWATLRAYGRDGYREMVERHLDVAAHLGGLVEAAPDLELLAPVRLCVACFRYRPDGVPEEDLDELNARLGAALLADGRVYAGTSTYRGMTVFRPAPLNWRTTRADVERLVDVLRELGARLTG
- a CDS encoding helix-turn-helix transcriptional regulator, giving the protein MNPTGYREYRTPGLACSWTAALPPGAEPYVQRVLPDGCVDVIWAGGGIVVAGPDTGPMPAVMRPGEEIAAVRFAPGAAPPVLGVPADALRDGRVPLRELWGGEADRLAEAVAAADDRRAALVAALRARMGPADPLVAAMAGGLAEGSVRDVADALGMGERQLRRRSVAAFGYGPKTLQRVLRFQRALGLARAGGPLAEVAYAAGYADQAHFAHEVRALAGEPVRNLL